Proteins encoded within one genomic window of Manis pentadactyla isolate mManPen7 chromosome 4, mManPen7.hap1, whole genome shotgun sequence:
- the NHLH2 gene encoding helix-loop-helix protein 2 codes for MMLSPDQAADSDHPSSAHSDPESLGGADAKVLGSVSDLEPVEEAEGDGKGGGRAALYPHPQQLSREEKRRRRRATAKYRSAHATRERIRVEAFNLAFAELRKLLPTLPPDKKLSKIEILRLAICYISYLNHVLDV; via the coding sequence ATGATGCTGAGTCCGGACCAAGCCGCCGATTCGGACCACCCCAGCTCGGCGCACTCGGACCCAGAGTCGTTGGGCGGCGCCGACGCCAAGGTGCTGGGCAGCGTGTCGGACCTAGAGCCGGTGGAGGAGGCCGAGGGCGACGGCAAGGGCGGCGGCCGGGCCGCGCTCTACCCGCACCCGCAGCAGCTGAGCCGGGAGGAGAAGCGCCGCCGCCGGCGCGCCACGGCCAAGTACCGCTCGGCCCACGCCACCCGCGAGCGCATCCGCGTGGAGGCCTTCAACCTGGCCTTCGCCGAGCTCCGCAAGTTGTTGCCCACGCTGCCCCCCGACAAGAAGCTCTCCAAGATCGAGATCCTGCGCCTGGCCATCTGCTACATCTCCTATCTCAACCACGTCCTGGACGTGTAG